In a single window of the Tellurirhabdus bombi genome:
- a CDS encoding SDR family oxidoreductase has protein sequence MKGIVMEEMNVEIPAQQQNQQPGLEKEMTPQPIYIRDTYQGVGKLKGKKALITGGDSGIGRAVAVHFAHEGADVAIVYHPTEEEDAQKTKQLIEEQGQTCVLIAGDLKERAFCEKCVEEAVAELKQLNILVNNAAVQFPKKELTEIEDDDLVATFDINILSMFRLTKAALQYLHEGDCIINTTSITSYRGSEALLDYSSTKGAITAFTRSLSGNLAQKKIRVNGVAPGPIWTPLIPASFDLEKVANFGKDTPMERPGQPAEVAPAYVFLASEDASFITGQIIHVNGGTVVNA, from the coding sequence ATGAAAGGTATAGTTATGGAAGAGATGAATGTGGAGATTCCTGCTCAGCAGCAGAATCAGCAACCTGGGTTGGAAAAAGAAATGACGCCCCAGCCGATCTATATTCGGGATACCTACCAAGGTGTTGGCAAATTGAAAGGCAAAAAGGCGCTGATTACCGGTGGAGACAGTGGAATTGGTCGGGCCGTGGCCGTTCATTTTGCCCATGAAGGTGCAGACGTAGCCATCGTGTATCACCCAACGGAAGAGGAAGATGCTCAGAAAACGAAGCAGTTGATTGAAGAACAGGGCCAAACCTGCGTGTTAATTGCCGGTGATCTGAAAGAACGAGCCTTCTGTGAGAAGTGTGTGGAAGAAGCGGTTGCTGAATTAAAGCAGCTTAACATTTTGGTGAATAACGCCGCCGTGCAGTTTCCCAAAAAAGAGCTGACCGAGATTGAGGATGACGATCTTGTAGCCACCTTTGACATTAATATTCTATCCATGTTTCGGCTGACCAAAGCCGCCCTCCAGTACTTGCACGAAGGAGACTGCATCATCAACACCACGTCAATTACATCCTACCGGGGCAGCGAAGCTTTACTCGATTATTCCTCCACAAAAGGAGCGATCACGGCTTTTACACGCTCCTTATCAGGCAATCTGGCCCAGAAGAAAATTCGCGTAAATGGCGTAGCGCCCGGCCCTATCTGGACGCCGCTAATCCCGGCTTCATTCGATCTGGAGAAGGTAGCCAACTTTGGCAAGGATACGCCCATGGAACGCCCCGGACAGCCTGCGGAGGTGGCCCCAGCCTACGTATTTCTAGCCTCTGAAGATGCTTCCTTCATTACGGGACAGATTATTCACGTCAACGGGGGCACAGTTGTCAACGCCTAA
- the hpf gene encoding ribosome hibernation-promoting factor, HPF/YfiA family has protein sequence MRIQVNAVHFTADQKLLDFIQRKLDKLDTFHDRIVSAEVFLRLDGNDSNKIRMKIFEVKLFLPGDSLFISERNQSFEAAIDLAVDRLKNLLVKHKDKQRHISNRDINRETKDSQQDLVEVDALNEDGEI, from the coding sequence ATGAGAATTCAAGTAAACGCTGTTCATTTTACGGCGGACCAAAAGTTGCTGGATTTTATTCAACGGAAGTTGGATAAATTGGACACATTCCACGACCGGATTGTGAGTGCAGAAGTTTTCCTGCGGTTAGACGGGAATGACAGCAACAAAATAAGGATGAAAATCTTTGAGGTAAAACTGTTTTTACCCGGTGACTCTTTGTTCATTAGCGAGCGCAATCAGAGCTTTGAAGCCGCTATTGACCTTGCCGTTGACCGGTTGAAAAACTTGCTTGTTAAACATAAGGATAAACAGCGCCATATTTCTAACCGGGACATTAACCGCGAGACAAAAGACTCGCAGCAGGATCTGGTGGAAGTTGATGCTTTGAACGAGGACGGCGAAATCTAG